A single region of the Granulicella aggregans genome encodes:
- a CDS encoding DUF1501 domain-containing protein has protein sequence MKMMNKRQQSRRQFLRTASMASMAGLTVSPFLLELNSVAAMAQQSGTPDYKALVCIFLSGGNDGHGTVIATDAESFASFTQARSGAPGLAYPQSSLLPVTLKTPQSGRTFGLNPNLTGVQNLFNAGRAAIISNTGTLIAPVTKAQIQANSVPLPASLYSHFDQSAAWQAITATSGSAVHEGWGGAIADILGSQNANSNAAFTCISTAGTALFLSGENTYQLNVTSAGPIPIYGLSNPIFGTSAGTSALSSILSADETNLFAKEYEAVVQRSIAAQATLATCMLPAGPTGVANPPQYLDPTTNKLTDNPLASSLQTVARIIGGRAGLGVTRQIFYVQLGGFDMHDNQAPQHARLLTQLGSALEYFDSIMTTAGLGNNVTAFTASDFGRTLTANSDGTDHGWGSHHFVTGGAVNGQDMYGQYPVVGSNQANDMGAGRLIPTVSIEQYAGTLAKWFGLSDGQIRSVFPNFGNFGSNPYMNFMA, from the coding sequence ATGAAGATGATGAATAAGCGGCAGCAATCAAGACGGCAGTTCCTCCGCACCGCCTCCATGGCGTCGATGGCCGGCCTCACCGTCAGCCCCTTCCTGCTTGAGCTGAACTCGGTCGCGGCGATGGCGCAGCAGTCGGGCACGCCGGACTATAAGGCACTGGTCTGCATCTTCCTGTCGGGCGGCAATGATGGCCATGGAACTGTCATCGCGACGGACGCTGAATCCTTTGCGTCGTTCACGCAGGCGCGCTCGGGAGCTCCGGGCCTTGCTTATCCGCAGAGCAGTCTTCTGCCGGTCACGTTGAAGACGCCGCAGAGCGGTCGTACCTTCGGACTGAACCCGAACCTTACCGGCGTGCAGAACCTCTTCAACGCTGGGCGCGCCGCCATTATCTCGAACACCGGCACGCTGATCGCTCCGGTCACCAAGGCGCAGATCCAGGCGAACTCCGTGCCTCTGCCCGCGTCGCTCTACTCGCACTTCGATCAATCGGCTGCATGGCAGGCGATCACGGCCACCAGCGGCAGCGCTGTGCATGAGGGCTGGGGCGGCGCTATCGCCGACATTCTCGGCAGCCAGAACGCCAACTCCAATGCTGCCTTCACCTGCATCTCCACCGCCGGCACCGCGCTTTTTCTCTCCGGCGAGAACACCTACCAGCTGAACGTCACCTCGGCAGGCCCGATCCCCATCTATGGTCTTTCGAACCCCATCTTCGGCACCTCGGCGGGAACGTCAGCGCTCTCGTCGATCCTGAGCGCGGACGAGACCAACCTCTTCGCCAAGGAGTACGAAGCGGTCGTGCAGCGGTCGATTGCGGCGCAGGCGACGCTTGCCACTTGCATGCTTCCCGCTGGACCGACGGGCGTGGCGAACCCGCCGCAGTATCTCGATCCCACCACGAACAAGCTCACCGACAATCCCCTTGCCAGCTCGCTCCAGACCGTTGCCCGCATCATTGGCGGACGAGCCGGTCTTGGCGTGACACGGCAGATCTTTTACGTGCAGCTTGGCGGCTTCGACATGCACGACAACCAAGCACCGCAGCATGCACGGTTGCTGACGCAGCTTGGGTCGGCGCTTGAGTACTTCGATTCCATAATGACGACGGCTGGTCTGGGAAACAACGTGACCGCCTTCACCGCATCGGACTTCGGTCGCACCCTGACCGCGAACAGCGACGGCACCGACCACGGCTGGGGCAGCCACCACTTCGTGACCGGCGGCGCGGTGAACGGGCAGGACATGTATGGCCAGTACCCAGTGGTCGGCTCGAACCAGGCGAACGATATGGGTGCGGGACGACTGATCCCGACGGTCTCGATCGAGCAGTACGCGGGAACACTGGCGAAGTGGTTTGGACTCTCCGACGGCCAGATACGATCCGTCTTTCCAAACTTCGGCAACTTCGGCTCGAACCCGTACATGAACTTCATGGCCTAG
- a CDS encoding TonB-dependent receptor, with protein MPSHIAARAKSVSFPIYAALVLFAASLFTSGVSVAQSTFGSIIGTVTDSKGAVIVGAQVEAKATTTGVVRSSMTDGHGDFSLVNLDAGVYTVTVTSPGFEARRFDEVHLLARETVRVDPSLKVGTDTQAVEVTAGAQPIDVDLTLSDSKSGQQISELALNFRASNTPSPIIVANLAPQVQPDQSGNISIAGGLPNETSFSLDGISTQNVRNGGPNKDLFPSVESIAEFKVNSGSNNAEFGQVSDLTVISKQGSNQYHGAAFYFTQNAAFNAADPYVHQVLPVVANDFGGVLGGPVSIPHFYNGKDKTFFFVDYEGVRRPQSVASFEILPSLAQRAGHLAGPVLNPCTGAITNDVSNCINPASAKALAAYFPLPNANVTGNDAISQFTLPGDYNQNGFDVRGDQVVNSRQKVYARYTYKKITNSGNNGDSNYNPQLGLFTNTEDLKNLAGSWNYIVTPKIVNEFRAGFTFVNTAAVYPAAAQGGATDVSIGIGNLPPVPSSGGASNFQVGNYVDPNGGVAGNAGTNGVGRPRHVQQHIYELGDNVTLLEGTHSLKAGFSYVRNSYIDQITFTNGDEFGDYYYAGLLGDPLADFLTGVVTEADYAQNGPDGQPFASHYGFFAQDDWKATKKLTISYGFRYEINPPFNDKTNQLGQFDRNYPGGRLITQGAKGLALVSPSWRAQVGNTPFVTNDAVGLPITLRNTYYGNYQPRLGLAYDVYGDGKTVAKAHVGSYSVPVLGAVLYSLLGVNTSNFPEFITSAANPLTFPNVFGASGTYPINCNSPSTLPAGATAGSASCPGYRRANAENLKDPRVIQWNASVEQEFSHSTVLRLQYTGSHTTQLIYSPDLNQVQPNTATYTETDGTVLHGYAALTATPALRQQNLKYPNFSEVLTRDNGPSAKYDALTVEAERKFGHGLTFNASYNWAHNASNALGSAPSSLIGDGGQGDNGPNTLDYYDIHRDYGNVIFTRRNRFVNTFNYALPFGRGQMYASNISRTANLLVGGWNMTGITVWQSGAFLTPTFTPTGDDPSGTNPGQRSAGSYQRPDYVQGVNPNPKPGFNQFFNPAAFSIPGPDIGRFGDAWVGMLRGPGLAVFSSSLGKNFDFTERFKLRYEADFSNLLNVKNLANPNTKINSGSFGVVSAVVSQEQAGPRTIQMSLRLAF; from the coding sequence ATGCCAAGTCACATCGCCGCGCGCGCGAAATCAGTTTCCTTCCCCATCTACGCAGCTCTCGTACTCTTTGCCGCCTCGCTCTTCACGAGCGGGGTCTCGGTCGCCCAGTCGACCTTTGGCTCGATCATCGGCACGGTAACAGACTCAAAGGGTGCAGTCATCGTCGGCGCACAGGTAGAGGCGAAGGCGACCACCACCGGCGTCGTCCGCTCCTCGATGACGGACGGGCACGGCGACTTCTCGCTGGTCAACCTCGATGCCGGCGTCTACACGGTGACGGTCACGTCGCCGGGCTTTGAAGCGCGCCGCTTCGACGAAGTCCACCTGTTGGCTCGCGAGACGGTACGGGTCGATCCATCGCTGAAAGTTGGCACAGACACGCAGGCGGTCGAGGTGACCGCGGGCGCTCAGCCGATCGACGTCGACCTCACCCTGTCGGACTCGAAGTCCGGGCAGCAGATCAGCGAGCTGGCGCTGAACTTCCGCGCCTCCAACACACCAAGCCCGATCATCGTGGCGAACCTTGCGCCCCAGGTGCAGCCTGATCAGAGCGGCAACATCTCCATCGCTGGCGGATTGCCCAACGAGACCTCGTTCTCGCTCGATGGCATCTCGACGCAGAACGTCCGCAACGGCGGACCGAACAAGGACCTCTTCCCTTCGGTCGAATCCATCGCGGAGTTCAAGGTCAACTCCGGCAGCAATAATGCCGAGTTCGGCCAGGTCAGCGACCTTACCGTCATCTCCAAGCAGGGATCCAACCAGTACCACGGGGCGGCCTTCTACTTCACTCAGAATGCGGCCTTCAACGCGGCTGATCCCTATGTCCACCAGGTTCTGCCCGTCGTTGCGAACGACTTCGGCGGCGTCCTCGGCGGCCCGGTTTCCATTCCCCACTTCTACAACGGCAAGGACAAGACCTTCTTCTTCGTCGACTACGAAGGTGTTCGCCGTCCCCAGTCAGTCGCAAGCTTCGAGATTCTGCCCTCGCTCGCACAGCGGGCGGGTCACCTGGCCGGTCCGGTCTTGAACCCGTGCACGGGCGCTATCACCAACGACGTGAGCAACTGCATCAATCCCGCCTCGGCGAAAGCGCTTGCCGCTTACTTCCCGCTGCCCAACGCCAACGTTACGGGTAACGACGCTATCAGCCAGTTCACGTTGCCTGGCGACTATAACCAGAACGGCTTCGACGTCCGCGGCGATCAGGTGGTCAACTCCAGACAGAAGGTCTACGCCCGCTACACCTACAAGAAGATCACCAACTCGGGGAACAACGGCGACAGCAACTACAATCCGCAGCTCGGTCTCTTCACCAACACCGAGGATCTGAAGAACCTCGCCGGATCGTGGAACTACATCGTCACTCCGAAGATCGTCAACGAGTTCCGCGCCGGCTTCACCTTCGTCAACACCGCTGCCGTCTATCCCGCCGCCGCGCAGGGCGGAGCCACCGACGTCAGCATTGGCATCGGCAACCTGCCGCCAGTGCCTTCAAGCGGCGGAGCGTCCAACTTCCAGGTCGGCAACTATGTGGACCCCAACGGCGGAGTCGCCGGAAACGCCGGCACCAATGGCGTCGGACGCCCGCGCCACGTGCAGCAGCACATCTATGAGCTCGGCGACAACGTCACGCTGCTCGAAGGGACTCACAGTCTGAAGGCCGGCTTCAGCTACGTGCGCAACTCCTACATCGACCAGATCACCTTCACCAACGGCGACGAGTTCGGCGACTACTACTATGCCGGCCTGCTCGGGGACCCGCTTGCGGACTTTCTGACCGGCGTCGTTACCGAAGCCGACTACGCGCAGAACGGTCCTGACGGACAGCCCTTCGCCTCGCACTACGGCTTCTTCGCGCAGGACGACTGGAAGGCGACCAAGAAGCTCACCATCAGCTACGGATTCCGCTATGAGATCAATCCGCCCTTCAACGACAAGACCAACCAGCTTGGCCAGTTCGATCGCAACTACCCCGGCGGTCGCCTGATTACCCAGGGAGCGAAGGGGCTCGCCCTGGTCTCCCCAAGCTGGCGCGCACAGGTCGGCAATACGCCCTTTGTGACCAATGATGCGGTCGGCCTTCCCATCACGCTGCGCAACACCTACTACGGCAACTATCAGCCACGGCTCGGTCTAGCCTATGACGTCTACGGCGACGGCAAGACGGTAGCCAAGGCCCACGTCGGAAGCTACTCGGTTCCTGTTCTGGGTGCGGTGCTCTACTCTCTGCTCGGGGTGAACACCAGCAACTTTCCGGAGTTCATCACCTCGGCGGCAAATCCGCTGACCTTCCCGAACGTCTTCGGTGCATCCGGCACCTACCCGATCAACTGCAACAGTCCCTCGACGCTTCCCGCTGGAGCTACTGCCGGTTCCGCCAGCTGCCCCGGCTACCGCCGCGCCAACGCCGAGAACCTTAAAGACCCCCGCGTGATTCAGTGGAACGCCTCGGTCGAGCAGGAGTTTTCGCACAGCACTGTGCTTCGCTTGCAGTACACCGGCTCGCACACGACGCAGCTCATCTACAGCCCGGACCTCAACCAGGTCCAGCCCAACACGGCTACCTATACCGAGACCGACGGAACTGTTCTCCATGGCTATGCCGCGCTGACAGCGACACCTGCGCTGCGACAGCAGAACCTGAAGTATCCCAACTTCTCCGAGGTCCTCACCCGCGATAACGGCCCCAGCGCCAAGTACGACGCGCTTACCGTGGAAGCGGAGAGGAAGTTCGGACATGGCCTTACGTTCAACGCCTCCTACAACTGGGCGCACAACGCCTCGAACGCTCTTGGCTCCGCTCCTTCGAGCCTCATCGGAGACGGCGGCCAAGGCGACAACGGCCCCAACACGTTGGACTACTACGACATCCACCGCGACTACGGCAACGTCATCTTCACCCGGCGGAATCGCTTCGTGAACACCTTCAACTACGCGCTTCCCTTCGGTCGCGGCCAGATGTACGCCTCGAACATCAGCCGCACCGCAAACCTTCTTGTCGGCGGCTGGAACATGACCGGCATCACGGTATGGCAGTCGGGCGCATTCCTCACACCGACCTTCACCCCCACCGGCGACGACCCCTCCGGCACCAACCCCGGACAGCGCAGCGCCGGCAGCTATCAGCGTCCCGACTACGTCCAGGGCGTCAACCCGAATCCGAAGCCTGGCTTCAACCAGTTCTTCAACCCAGCCGCATTCTCCATACCGGGCCCGGACATCGGCCGCTTCGGCGACGCCTGGGTCGGTATGCTGCGCGGCCCTGGGCTAGCGGTCTTCTCCTCTTCGCTGGGCAAGAACTTCGACTTTACGGAGCGGTTCAAGCTCCGCTATGAGGCCGACTTCTCGAACCTGCTGAATGTGAAGAACCTCGCCAATCCCAACACCAAGATCAACAGTGGCAGCTTCGGTGTCGTCTCCGCCGTAGTAAGCCAGGAACAGGCTGGGCCGCGCACCATCCAGATGTCGCTTCGCCTCGCGTTCTAA
- a CDS encoding TIGR03364 family FAD-dependent oxidoreductase, translated as MTHTDIAIVGAGILGLAHAYAAAKAGKSITVFEKSPKSAGASIRNFGMVWPIGQPHGEMLGLSLRSRELWIELLTAAKLPFRNTGSLHLAYAEDEAAVCEEFAAVAPGMGYSCSWLDAAQVLAKSDAVVEEGSLGRLRGGLWSDTEFTVDPRQILADLPAFLAERYGVKFHFSTQVRTIEPTSTGNVVSSAAGPLHAETVFVCSGEDFESLYPEHFAASGLTRCKLQMMRTSPQPAVWQLGPSLAAGLTLRFYPAFQICKSLPALAQRIATETPEFDRWGIHALVSQTADGALTLGDSHEYGLAVDIFNKQEIDDLILEYTLGFLKAPDPKVAERWYGVYAKHPTKPIVTLWPEKRVRIVASPGGSGMTLSMGVGERSLKEMGLL; from the coding sequence ATGACCCACACAGACATAGCGATCGTCGGCGCAGGCATCCTCGGTCTGGCCCATGCGTACGCAGCGGCCAAGGCGGGCAAGTCCATTACCGTCTTCGAAAAGTCGCCAAAGTCCGCCGGTGCATCCATTCGCAACTTCGGGATGGTGTGGCCCATCGGCCAACCGCATGGCGAGATGCTCGGCCTCTCGCTGCGCAGCCGTGAACTATGGATCGAACTGCTAACCGCCGCTAAGCTGCCGTTCAGGAACACCGGCTCGCTGCACCTTGCCTATGCGGAGGATGAGGCAGCCGTGTGCGAAGAGTTTGCGGCCGTCGCGCCGGGCATGGGCTATAGCTGCTCGTGGCTCGATGCGGCACAGGTGCTCGCGAAGTCGGACGCAGTCGTCGAAGAGGGCTCGCTGGGTAGGCTGCGTGGTGGGCTTTGGAGCGACACAGAATTCACTGTCGACCCACGCCAGATCCTCGCCGATTTGCCCGCATTTCTCGCGGAGCGATATGGTGTGAAGTTCCACTTCTCCACGCAGGTTCGCACGATCGAGCCGACCTCGACAGGCAACGTCGTCTCAAGCGCTGCGGGACCCTTGCACGCCGAGACGGTCTTCGTCTGCAGCGGCGAGGACTTTGAGTCGCTCTACCCGGAGCACTTCGCCGCCAGCGGCCTGACACGCTGCAAGCTGCAGATGATGCGCACCTCGCCGCAGCCCGCGGTATGGCAGCTTGGCCCGTCGCTCGCCGCGGGGCTTACGCTGCGTTTCTATCCGGCCTTTCAAATCTGCAAGTCGCTACCGGCGCTTGCACAGCGCATTGCGACCGAGACACCGGAGTTCGATCGCTGGGGCATCCATGCACTGGTCTCACAGACAGCCGATGGTGCGCTGACACTCGGCGACTCGCACGAGTACGGCCTTGCCGTCGACATCTTCAACAAGCAGGAGATCGATGATCTCATTCTTGAGTACACACTCGGTTTCCTCAAAGCGCCCGACCCGAAGGTCGCCGAGCGCTGGTACGGTGTCTACGCCAAGCACCCGACGAAGCCGATCGTCACCCTGTGGCCAGAAAAACGCGTGCGCATCGTTGCGTCGCCGGGCGGCTCTGGCATGACGCTGTCGATGGGTGTCGGTGAACGCTCGCTCAAGGAGATGGGACTGCTATGA
- the phnX gene encoding phosphonoacetaldehyde hydrolase, with product MKLEMVVTDWAGTAVDFGSVAPIVALETAFAAKGIVVTRPLLRLSMGLAKRDHIREVLAIPEIAAQWLSRFGQPHTEAEIEAIYADFTPRMMDEIASSATLIPGIAEFAEAIRARGLRHGATTGYTRVMMERLMIGAAAQGYAPEISLCPEDVGGGRPLPWMCCKLAIELRVTSMAAAVKIGDTPSDIAEGLNAGMWTIGVTTTGNEVGLPHAEWLALNPVAQSALREVAAAKLLAAGAHYIVDATADSLPLLDEIEARIANGERP from the coding sequence ATGAAGCTGGAGATGGTCGTCACAGACTGGGCGGGAACTGCTGTGGACTTTGGTAGTGTCGCTCCCATCGTCGCGCTGGAGACTGCCTTTGCGGCCAAGGGAATCGTTGTGACGCGCCCGCTTCTGCGCCTCTCCATGGGACTTGCGAAGAGGGACCATATCCGCGAAGTGCTTGCCATACCCGAGATTGCAGCTCAGTGGCTGTCGCGCTTCGGCCAGCCGCACACTGAAGCCGAAATCGAAGCGATCTACGCCGACTTTACGCCGCGCATGATGGACGAGATCGCTTCGTCCGCGACGTTGATCCCGGGCATCGCAGAGTTCGCTGAGGCGATCCGTGCGCGAGGTCTACGCCATGGCGCGACCACTGGCTACACAAGAGTGATGATGGAGCGCCTGATGATTGGCGCCGCAGCGCAGGGCTATGCGCCGGAGATCTCGCTCTGCCCCGAAGACGTTGGCGGAGGCCGGCCGTTGCCGTGGATGTGCTGCAAGCTCGCCATCGAGCTTCGCGTTACATCGATGGCCGCTGCAGTGAAGATCGGCGACACTCCCAGCGACATCGCCGAGGGCCTGAACGCTGGCATGTGGACGATTGGCGTAACGACTACGGGCAACGAGGTTGGCCTCCCGCATGCGGAGTGGCTTGCGCTGAATCCAGTGGCGCAGTCTGCGCTTCGTGAGGTCGCCGCCGCGAAACTGCTCGCCGCCGGTGCTCACTATATCGTCGATGCCACCGCTGATTCGCTGCCCCTCCTCGATGAGATTGAAGCTCGCATTGCAAACGGAGAACGGCCTTGA